GGAGGGGTCCGACATGAGTCTTCTCCCCGTCTCCCTCCCAACGCCTCCCCTTGCTCCGTCTCCATGGCGTGGTTGttccttgtgctcctcctcttcctctcggctgccgatgccgccgccgccgccgtcaaccAGCGCCGCTCCCTCGCGGAGCAGGGCAAAGGCAACATGGCTGCCCTGGCCGCCGGGAACCCGATGGTGGCGGGGGTGATGAACGAGCGCCTCAAGGCCCTCACCACCTCCTTCGCGCAGCAGATGGGCAGGGAGTTCCACTATTGCATCAAGAACATGTAACCATGCGTGCAATGCATCGCTGTTCGCTTCCAAATTATTCTCGATGATTTTGCCTCCCTTCATACTTACTGCGGTTTGATTATGCttggaaaaaaaatgcaggGACCAAGAGTGGAACACCGCCTACAATTTCTCCTCCGACCCCACTTTTCTCACCAACTGCATGAAGGAAACTGATGGTACATTACATTTCAGTCCCCcttcattttgttttctttctacTACTGGTTTGTATTAAATTAGTGAAGCCCGGGATGAATCGAGTTGGGGAAACAATACTTTTGAAAACAACAACACATGCTTACTTTTGTATATGATGAATGAACAAAGCTCATTTTTAATAGCTTTTAATGGAGCAATGCATGGCGCACTGGTGAAGCCAATGGTGAATGATCACATGGCATTTGCATCCCCGGCCCTGCCTCCGTGTTATATTTGTGTTTcacaattactccctccgttccaaattactattcgttttggcttttctagatttataacttttgctatgcacctatacTGGgtttagatacgtagcaaaagtcaTGTAcctaaaaaaaaagctaaaatgaatagtaatttgggatggagagagtagtATTTATCTTCCACTATCCAGCAGATCAGGTTCTCACACTTGCCTATTTTCTGTTCCTCCTTGAATGGATCAACAGGAGACCTACCGCAGCGCGTGTGCACAGCCGCAGAGATGAAGTTCTTCTTTGAGAGCTTCCTCGAAGGTAACGGAAGAAAGAACTACGTCAGGCCAAACAAGAACTGCAACCTCACCTCATGGATCGATGGTTGTGAGCCTGGATGGTCATGCAGTGCCGGCAAAGATCAGGAGGTCAACTTAAAAGATGCTGTCAACATCCCTTCTAGAGTCCTTGATTGCCGAGGTTGCTGTGCCGGGTTCTTCTGCCCTCATGGCCTCACTTGCATGATACGTAAGTAAGCCCTCGCAACCACACCGTACCTCACTTCCATGGCAACGTTCTGATGCATAGCTCCATCGTTGCTTACCTATTTGTGCAGCATGTCCTTTGGGAGCATACTGTCCTGCGTCCACTTTAAACAAAACAACTGGAGTCTGTGATCCGTAAGATTCTTTCCACTCTATGGTAGGCTTTGGATCACATTGTCAATGCTCATGAACACTTGCTGCAGGTACCATTATCAACCACCTGCCGGAAAGCCAAATCATACGTGTGGCGGTGCTGATAGATGGGCCGACGTTGTTAGCACTGATGATGTTTTCTGTCCACCTGGTTACTACTGTCCAAGCACTATACAGAAGTTCGATTGTAGTAGTGGGTAATTCTATCTATCGAATGCCTCAGTACTTGGCCAACCTCCTAGAATAGTGATTTTCCATTGCTAATTAATGCAGCACGTAGCTCAAAAATTTAATATCCTTCTCAATATGCTAACGAATATAAATTGCACCTTTGCAGGTTCTATTGTAGGAAAGGTTCGACTTCACAAACCAGTAAGTTAACACATTGCTTCATATACGAAAAAATTCATTGTTTCTTCAACTTGGAATAAGGCTAATACCTAGGGAAATGGAAAAGATACCAAACAGGGGCTGAAATCCAGTCCAGTGTCTTCCTTATGATGACACCGTCATTTGGtttctcgcaaaaaaaaaaaatactgccATTTGGTTTATAGCTTCTGCTTGAAATGGTCAAGTCTGCATGCTACATGTTCACTTTATCTTCTTCTCAATTGCAGAATGCTTCAACAAAGGAAGTTGCAAACCAAACTCTTCAAACCAGGACATAACCATATTCGGTGCACTTCTTGTGGTAATACGATACGGTTCAACGGGAACCTAAGTCGATGAATAAGTCAAGAGTATAATATGTCTTTCTAAGCTAACAAGTTAACATCTCCACTTTGATTATTCTGTAGGGTGCCCTGAGTTTAGTTCTGTTGATTATTTACAACTTTTCCGGTCAACTCCTGATGAACCGGGAGAAAAAACAAGCTAAATCTAGGGAGGCTGCTGCAAGACATGCTAGAGAGACAGCAGCAGCTCGTGAAAGATGGAAAATAGCTAAAGATGTCGCAAAGAAGCACGCTGCAGGCCTGCAGTCATCACTGTCCCGCACATTCTCACGCAAGAAAACTCTTAGGACACATGAATCGTCCAAAGGAGGTACCGGTCTGCCTTCAACTGAACCCGATGAGGGGCCATCGAACGAACCAGGAGGAAAGAAGGAAAGTCTTACTGACATGGTGCGCTCACTCGAAGAGAACCCCGAAAAAAGCGAAGGTTTCCATGTGCAGATCGGAGAGAAAAAGAAGCCCAAAGGGAGGCATGCACATACCCAGAGCCAAATTTTCAAGTATGCATATGGACAAATTGAAAAGGAAAAGGCGATGGAAAATGAGACCAAGAATCTTACATTTTCAGGAGTGATATCGATGGCCACCGAAGATGATATGATGAAAAGACCCACAATCGAGATTGCTTTCAAAGATCTCACCCTAACCTTGAAGGGGAGTAAGAAAAAACTTTTGAGATCCGTCACAGGAAAGCTTATGGCCGGTAGGGTAGCTGCTGTGATGGGTCCATCAGGTGCGGGCAAGACGACGTTCTTGAGTGCTATTGCTGGCAAGGCAACAGGATGCCAGACAACAGGTATGATACTTATAAATGGGAAAACAGAGCCTATCCGCGCATACAAGAAAATCATTGGCTTTGTCCCGCAAGATGACATTGTCCATGGGAACTTAACAGTTCAAGAGAATCTCTGGTTCAATGCAAGATGCAGGTATGTAAATTGCAACCCTACTAGATTCCGTGATTTATTACTCATCCAGCTAGTAAATATAGACTGAATTTCTTTCACATGCCATGTCATGCCCCAGGCTGTCTGCTGACATGTCAAAAGCTGATAAGGTCCTTGTCGTGGAAAGAGTTATTGAGTCCTTGGGACTTCAACCAGTTCGTGATTCTTTGGTTGGAACTGTTGAACAGCGTGGCATCTCTGGTGGCCAGCGCAAACGAGTAAATGTTGGTCTAGAAATGGTCATGGAACCCTCCGTACTGATTTTAGATGAGCCGACGTCGGGTTTGGACAGTGCTTCATCCCTACTTTTACTTCGCGCCCTACGTAGGGAAGCTCTTGAGGGTGTCAATATCTCTATGGTTGTTCATCAACCCAGGTTGTTTCCATATTCATCTTATTGCTTTTATGCTGCCTTAAACTCAATGACTTTAAGTAACTGAACTGGTTTTACTTGCAGCTATACATTGTACAGGATGTTCGATGATTTGATACTTCTCGCAAAAGGGGGTATGACTGTGTACCACGGGCCGGTAAAGAAAGTGGAGGAGTACTTTTCAGGATTGGGCATTGTTGTGCCAGACCGTGTGAACCCACCGGACTACTATATAGACATCTTGGAAGGAATTGTGAAGCCAGACACAAAAGAACCTGTAAATGTCAAAGATCTCCCTATTAGATGGATGCTGCACAATGGGTATGAAGTTCCACGAGATATGCTGCAGAGTTCTTCTGATTCAGAATCCTCTTTTAGGGGGGAAGGAAGTCGTGCCTCAGGTGGTGACACTGGGCAATCTATTGCTGGTGAAGTCT
Above is a genomic segment from Setaria viridis chromosome 4, Setaria_viridis_v4.0, whole genome shotgun sequence containing:
- the LOC117853809 gene encoding ABC transporter G family member 28, with the protein product MAALAAGNPMVAGVMNERLKALTTSFAQQMGREFHYCIKNMDQEWNTAYNFSSDPTFLTNCMKETDGDLPQRVCTAAEMKFFFESFLEGNGRKNYVRPNKNCNLTSWIDGCEPGWSCSAGKDQEVNLKDAVNIPSRVLDCRGCCAGFFCPHGLTCMIPCPLGAYCPASTLNKTTGVCDPYHYQPPAGKPNHTCGGADRWADVVSTDDVFCPPGYYCPSTIQKFDCSSGFYCRKGSTSQTKCFNKGSCKPNSSNQDITIFGALLVGALSLVLLIIYNFSGQLLMNREKKQAKSREAAARHARETAAARERWKIAKDVAKKHAAGLQSSLSRTFSRKKTLRTHESSKGGTGLPSTEPDEGPSNEPGGKKESLTDMVRSLEENPEKSEGFHVQIGEKKKPKGRHAHTQSQIFKYAYGQIEKEKAMENETKNLTFSGVISMATEDDMMKRPTIEIAFKDLTLTLKGSKKKLLRSVTGKLMAGRVAAVMGPSGAGKTTFLSAIAGKATGCQTTGMILINGKTEPIRAYKKIIGFVPQDDIVHGNLTVQENLWFNARCRLSADMSKADKVLVVERVIESLGLQPVRDSLVGTVEQRGISGGQRKRVNVGLEMVMEPSVLILDEPTSGLDSASSLLLLRALRREALEGVNISMVVHQPSYTLYRMFDDLILLAKGGMTVYHGPVKKVEEYFSGLGIVVPDRVNPPDYYIDILEGIVKPDTKEPVNVKDLPIRWMLHNGYEVPRDMLQSSSDSESSFRGEGSRASGGDTGQSIAGEVWGNVKDIVGQKKDEYDYNKTSENLSNRCTPGILRQYKYYLGRCGKQRLREARIQGVDYLILGLAGICLGTLAKVSDETFGALGYTYTVIAVSLLCKIGALRSFSLEKIHYWRERASGMSSLAYFLSKDTIDHFNTIIKPIVYLSMFYFFNNPRSSIWENYVVLLALVYCVTGIGYTFAIFFQPGSAQLWSALLPVVLTLIATQQKNTFLANLCYTKWALEAFVIANAQKYSGVWLITRCGSLLNSGYDINDKILCIVVLVANGMIFRCVAFFCMVIFQKH